The Cystobacter fuscus DSM 2262 nucleotide sequence GTCAGCGAAGCTGACGGTGCATTTGGTGCGGTACCAGGGACGCAGGGGCAACCCCATCCGCGAAGTGTCCCAACCCAGCTCCATATACCAGAGCACCAGGAGGGTGTAGCAAACACCCACCCAGGGAGCCGTCCGCAGTACCGCCAGGGGAGAGCGCGCTCGCGAAGAGGCGAAGCCCAGCAGTTGCTTGAGATCGCGGAACAGCACTTCTATCCCCCAGCGGCTGCCATAGGCTTCAATCACTTGATGGGCCGTGCGGCTCGAGTCGGTGCAGAAGAAGACGCGCAGGGACAGTTCACCGCGCGGTACTTTGACGATGACGATTTTGAGCAGGGGTTTGCCGGCGGAACGATACCACCGGGCCACCCACTCCTTGTTGCACCTGCGTGGGCGCTCCATACAGGGTGAGCGTCATGGTCAGCCAGGGGTGATTGTCGTCCCGGGCAATCTTCTCGGGCTTGGGCAGGAGAATATCCTTGGTGAGCAGGCGGCCAGTGACAGGCGAGCGGCACGAGCGTGTGCGCGGACGGTGCAGCGTGGAGTCCGCTCGCATGGCTCCCACGAAGACAACGCCCGGTGGCAGGTGGCGCAGCACCTCCCGACAGGAGTAGGCGGAGTCAGCCACCACCTCCACGGGCTTGTGGGGTAACCAGCGGGACACCTGCTCCAGGAGCTGGCGTGCCAACTGCGTCTTCTTCAAGTGTGTACCCCCTCGCTTCTGGCAGTCGGCCTGGGTCCGATAGAGGCGGAAGAGAACAGGCAGGGCCCAGACTCTTTCAGAAAAAGGCACGGGGAACAGCACGGACAGCACCACCCAGACATGGCCGAAGGTGAGCAGGCGCGTGCGTCGAGTCGAGCGCACGGGGTCGATGTGCACACCCAGACCGAAAACCTTGGGCCCCTTGTGGGTGCACAGGGTGTCATCGAGCGCCAGGCGCAGTGGTCCCGGTGCGAGTGCCGCCAGATGCAGCAAAAGCAGTCGGCCCACCTGGTCGATGCTCCAGCGTGCTCGCGAGAAGAAGCGATGGAAGCCCGCGTGGTGGCGTACTCCAGAGACACCCGCGGACACCAAGGCTTCGGTGACTGCATGCAACTCACGGGTACTCACCCAGCCAGCAAACAAGGTGAGGAAGCGACAGAACGAGGGCCGAGTGAAAACGGGACGGACGAGCAGAAGCAGCGACAGCAGCGTGTTGAGAGGAGGGGCGGTCATCGTGTACTGGACGGGAGAAGTCTTGGTCGACCTCACAACCAGTCCGGTGGCCGTCCCTTCCCCACGGCCCCCGCTCCCTCGCTCGCCCTCCTCAA carries:
- a CDS encoding IS701 family transposase, which gives rise to MTAPPLNTLLSLLLLVRPVFTRPSFCRFLTLFAGWVSTRELHAVTEALVSAGVSGVRHHAGFHRFFSRARWSIDQVGRLLLLHLAALAPGPLRLALDDTLCTHKGPKVFGLGVHIDPVRSTRRTRLLTFGHVWVVLSVLFPVPFSERVWALPVLFRLYRTQADCQKRGGTHLKKTQLARQLLEQVSRWLPHKPVEVVADSAYSCREVLRHLPPGVVFVGAMRADSTLHRPRTRSCRSPVTGRLLTKDILLPKPEKIARDDNHPWLTMTLTLYGAPTQVQQGVGGPVVSFRRQTPAQNRHRQSTAR
- a CDS encoding transposase, which encodes MARWYRSAGKPLLKIVIVKVPRGELSLRVFFCTDSSRTAHQVIEAYGSRWGIEVLFRDLKQLLGFASSRARSPLAVLRTAPWVGVCYTLLVLWYMELGWDTSRMGLPLRPWYRTKCTVSFADILRLAQRTLASVDWVDPRLLLAQLPQPPSRPQPRVA